The following coding sequences are from one Salvia hispanica cultivar TCC Black 2014 chromosome 3, UniMelb_Shisp_WGS_1.0, whole genome shotgun sequence window:
- the LOC125213339 gene encoding clathrin interactor EPSIN 1-like: MDFMKVFDQTVREIKREVNLKVLKVPEIEQKVLDATDDEPWGPHGTVLAEIAQATKKFTECQMVMNVLWTRLTETGKNWRFVYKSLTVIEYLVGHGSERAVDDIIEHTFKISSLASFEYVEPSGKDVGINVRKKAETIVALLNNKEKMQEVRNKAAANRDKYVGLSSSGITFKSGTASFSSSSANSGRYGGFSSTNDKESFNVGYKEDEFGEDKYGTITNSKKKSSLNGSSTAEDSRASGASKTSKPDEYVSVSSQNTSSNTYDEDFDDFDPRGTSGAKQSSGSQQVDLFGQDLLGDFLDVPVSVPTDKSTSLDNDPSEVDLFADAAFVSATPQPAAEKNPEPQFDVDLFASQPAPTPAVSAPMNFFAAPNPVGSRASKSDGTSSISDPFANVPMNNFDGSDPFGVFTSHTDPSSVVSNQSSSNQGSNGNMMGSSPETFAPPPKKEFQVKSGIWSDSLSRGLIDLNITAPKKVNLAGVGIVGGLSDPSEDKGALPPFYMGGPMGSGPMLGKSGVTLASTNDNFFSSLSSSQHNQFGSFQK; this comes from the exons ATGGATTTCATGAAGGTTTTTGATCAAACTGTCCGTGAAAT CAAGAGGGAAGTGAATCTGAAGGTGTTGAAGGTTCCAGAGATAGAACAAAAG gttttGGATGCTACAGATGATGAACCTTGGGGTCCTCATGGCACAGTGTTGGCAGAAATTGCACAAGCCACAAAGAAATT CACTGAATGCCAGATGGTGATGAATGTCCTCTGGACAAGACTGACTGAGACTGGCAAGAACTGGCGTTTTGTCTACAAG TCATTGACCGTTATAGAGTATCTGGTGGGACATGGCTCAGAACGCGCAGTTGATGACATAATAGAACATACTTTTAAGATATCT TCTCTGGCAAGTTTTGAGTATGTGGAACCAAGTGGAAAGGATGTTGGGATCAATGTGAGAAAAAAAGCAGAAACTATAGTGGCTCTTCtgaataataaagaaaaaatgcaGGAAGTCAGGAATAAAGCTGCTGCAAATCGTGATAA GTATGTTGGACTTTCTTCATCTGGAATAACGTTCAAATCTGGTACCGCATCGTTCAGCTCTAGCTCTGCTAATAGTGGGAGATATGGAGGTTTCAGTAGCACAAACGACAAAGAATCATTTAATGTTGGTTATAAGGAGGATGAATTTGGTGAAGATAAATATGGAACGATCACTAATTCGaaaaaaaagtcatctctTAATGGTAGCAG CACAGCTGAAGACTCTCGGGCCTCTGGTGCATCAAAAACCAGCAAGCCAGATGAATATGTTTCAGTTTCTTCACAAAATACATCTTCAAATACATATGATGaagattttgatgattttgatcctCGAGGGACGTCAGGTGCCA AACAGTCTTCGGGAAGCCAACAAGTCGATCTTTTTGGACAAGATCTTTTGGGTGACTTCTTGGATGTCCCTGTATCTGTTCCAACAGATAAGTCTACTTCCTTGGACAATGATCCATCGGAGGTTGATTTATTTGCTGATGCTGCTTTTGTATCAGCCACTCCTCAACCAGCTGCAGAGAAAAATCCCGAGCCACAG TTTGATGTCGACCTATTTGCCTCTCAGCCAGCCCCTACTCCTGCTGTTTCTGCACCGATGAATTTTTTTGCTGCTCCTAATCCAGTTGGCAGCAGAGCTTCAAAATCTGATGGAACAAGCAGCATTTCCGATCCATTCGCTAATGTTCCAATGAACAATTTTGATGGCTCTGACCCATTCGGCGTCTTCACTTCTCATACAGATCCTTCGTCAGTGGTATCCAACCAGAGTTCTTCTAACCAAGGAAGCAACGGAAACATGATGGGATCTTCTCCTGAAACCTTTGCTCCCCCACCCAAGAAAGAATTTCAAGTCAAATCCGGAATATGGTCTGATTCTCTTAGCCGTGGATTAATTGACCTAAATATAACTGCAC CTAAAAAGGTTAACCTAGCAGGTGTGGGCATCGTTGGTGGGTTGAGTGATCCATCGGAAGACAAGGGAGCCTTGCCTCCGTTTTACATGGGAGGGCCTATGGGCAGTGGGCCTATGCTCGGTAAATCTGGGGTCACATTGGCATCGACAAATGACAACTTCTTCTCAAGCCTAAGCAGCAGCCAACACAACCAATTTGGAAGTTTCCAGAAATGA
- the LOC125210888 gene encoding vacuolar protein sorting-associated protein 32 homolog 2-like codes for MFTRIFGKPKQETNALATLDKLNETLEMLEKKEKVLLKKAATEVERAKEFTRAKNKRAAIQCLKRKRLYEQQIEQLGNFQLRIHDQMIMLEGAKATTETVDALRTGAAAMKAMQKATNIDDVDKTMDEINEQTENMKQIQEALSTPIGAAADFDEDELEAELEELEGTELEEQLLQPATTAPAAPVRVPAGRQPAKKVEDDDDELAELQREMAL; via the exons ATGTTTACAAGAATTTTTGGAAAGCCTAAGCAAGAGACGAATGCTCTGGCAACGTTAGATAAGTTAAACGAG ACTCTTGAAATGCttgagaaaaaagagaaagttcTCTTGAAGAAGGCTGCGACTGAAGTTGAAAGGGCCAAAGAGTTCACCCgagctaaaaataaaaggg CTGCAATACAATGTTTGAAGAGAAAAAGGCTTTATGAACAACAAATTGAACAGCTTGGAAATTTCCAGTTGCGAATTCATGATCAG ATGATAATGCTAGAAGGAGCAAAAGCTACCACAGAAACTGTAGATGCTTTGAGAACAGGAGCAGCTGCAATGAAGGCTATGCAGAAGGCAAC CAATATCGATGACGTGGACAAGACAATGGATGAAATCAACGAGCAGACAGAAAACATGAAACAAATTCAAGAAGCTTTATCCACGCCTATTGGTGCAGCAGCTGATTTTGATGAA GATGAATTGGAGGCAGAGCTCGAAGAACTCGAAGGAACTGAGCTGGAGGAACAGCTCTTGCAACCTGCAACAACAGCTCCTGCAGCTCCTGTTCGAGTGCCTGCAGGAAGGCAACCAGCGAAGAAGGTTGAagacgatgatgatgagttGGCTGAATTGCAGAGAGAGATGGCCCTTTAA